The proteins below come from a single Beutenbergia cavernae DSM 12333 genomic window:
- a CDS encoding GDSL-type esterase/lipase family protein — translation MSEPSPATTPDNLRICVVGDELVAGMGDPRALGWVGRVMARTPAEPPALVVPLAVPHETTTALSARWETEADRRFAPPPADNRLVIGLGSSDLTRDVSLARSRLNLANMLDAAAVKRVGTFVVGPPPRPDIDGARIAELSNAFADVCLRRRVPYVETYAPLRTHDQWLSDVASGDGVRPAQAGYGLLAWLVLHNGWHDWLGVDAE, via the coding sequence GTGAGCGAGCCCTCCCCGGCGACCACGCCGGACAACCTGCGCATCTGCGTCGTCGGCGACGAGCTCGTCGCCGGCATGGGCGACCCGCGTGCGCTCGGCTGGGTCGGTCGCGTCATGGCCCGCACCCCGGCGGAGCCGCCGGCGCTCGTCGTCCCGCTCGCCGTGCCGCACGAGACGACGACGGCGCTCAGCGCCCGGTGGGAGACCGAGGCCGATCGCCGGTTCGCCCCGCCTCCCGCGGACAACCGGCTCGTCATCGGCCTCGGGAGCTCCGACCTGACGCGCGACGTCTCGCTCGCCCGGAGTCGCCTCAACCTCGCGAACATGCTCGACGCCGCCGCCGTCAAGCGCGTCGGCACGTTCGTCGTCGGGCCGCCGCCGCGGCCGGACATCGACGGCGCCCGGATCGCCGAGCTGTCGAACGCGTTCGCGGACGTGTGCCTACGCCGCCGCGTGCCGTACGTCGAGACGTACGCACCGCTGCGGACGCACGACCAGTGGCTCTCCGACGTCGCGAGCGGCGACGGCGTGCGCCCGGCGCAGGCAGGTTACGGGCTGCTCGCCTGGCTCGTGCTGCACAACGGCTGGCACGACTGGCTCGGCGTCGACGCCGAGTAG
- a CDS encoding GlxA family transcriptional regulator yields the protein MLTRVRAIALPNVAPFELGVVCEVFGIDRTDTGGPVFDFAVCTPTPGTVSTKLGFGVDVPLGLDAAEGADLIAVPAYGDARGVDDAVLEILRQAHARGAWVLSVCSGAFALGQAGLLDGRGCTTHWMYTAELQRAFPLARVDPDVLYVEDDRIVTSAGTAAGIDACLHIVRRELGAGAVAAIARRMIVPPHRDGGQAQYIERTAPQDPQALAGVLAWASEHLDADLSVPSLAARAVMSERSFARRFRAETGTTPAAWVARARLARAQELLETTTASVEEIARACGFGGAAALRHHFARAFSTTPLAYRRRFAQALAG from the coding sequence ATGCTGACCAGGGTCCGGGCGATCGCCCTGCCGAACGTCGCGCCGTTCGAGCTCGGTGTCGTGTGCGAGGTGTTCGGCATCGACCGGACCGACACCGGCGGCCCGGTGTTCGACTTCGCCGTGTGCACCCCGACGCCCGGCACGGTCTCCACGAAGCTCGGCTTCGGCGTCGACGTCCCTCTCGGCCTCGACGCCGCCGAGGGCGCCGACCTCATCGCCGTCCCGGCGTACGGCGACGCCCGCGGCGTGGACGACGCCGTCCTCGAGATCCTGCGCCAGGCGCACGCCCGCGGCGCCTGGGTGCTCAGCGTGTGCAGCGGAGCGTTCGCCCTCGGCCAGGCGGGACTGCTCGACGGGCGCGGCTGCACGACGCACTGGATGTACACGGCCGAGCTGCAGCGCGCGTTCCCGCTGGCACGGGTCGACCCCGACGTGCTCTACGTCGAGGACGACAGGATCGTCACGAGCGCGGGGACCGCCGCGGGCATCGACGCGTGCTTGCACATCGTGCGCCGCGAGCTGGGTGCCGGGGCCGTCGCCGCCATCGCTCGCCGGATGATCGTCCCGCCCCATCGCGACGGCGGCCAGGCCCAGTACATCGAGCGGACGGCACCGCAGGACCCGCAGGCGCTCGCCGGCGTCCTCGCCTGGGCGTCCGAGCACCTCGACGCCGACCTCTCCGTGCCGTCCCTCGCCGCACGTGCCGTGATGTCCGAGCGGTCGTTCGCCCGGCGGTTCCGGGCCGAGACGGGGACGACGCCGGCCGCCTGGGTCGCGCGGGCGCGTCTCGCCCGGGCGCAGGAGCTCCTGGAGACGACGACGGCGAGCGTCGAGGAGATCGCCCGAGCCTGCGGGTTCGGCGGGGCCGCGGCGCTCCGACACCACTTCGCCCGCGCGTTCTCGACGACGCCGCTCGCGTACCGGCGCCGGTTCGCGCAGGCGCTCGCCGGCTGA